Within the Scyliorhinus canicula chromosome 6, sScyCan1.1, whole genome shotgun sequence genome, the region gacaggtgagcctgcttggtcctcacgatctctctccctttgtcattcaatgttacatttctgcaaaggacttcagctgatgatttaagttctcgctccATTTTTTGGGAAAAAAAGATCAAAGGTGATTTGTCCTCGAACTGACCATGCTTAATGTTCCAATGCCGTTGAAgtcttgagggttttaaactttcattcgacagtacttccctgcacatagACCACACCTGCGCTTTGCATTatgatttgcactggcacaattaataaagccatacctcaagaaatcatctttatactgctttggtcctgatttcagcttcttattGGATTGTTCATCAGTGGCCCTGGAGCTCTCATTAGCATTACTTTGTCCTAGAGAAGCTCCCTAGGAGATTCAATTGTGATATCctagcctgtttgtgtctctggccccctcttccttattgCAAAATGATCCATTTCACGTAGTCCTGTTGCTTTCTTGCTGGCAGCTTCAAAATGGAGGAAATTCTCCTGCGATTTTTGCACCCAAAGCATTGACTGTGAGACTTCAGTGTACACGTGACCAGCtgcttctggcgggaagactctGGCATTTTTTTAGAATTAAATTTGGTCCGGGGACAGCACGCTGAAGTCCAGAGGAGGCAGTCTGCCCTACTGGGCTCTGGGCCTACGGACTGCACTGCCAGATCTGGCTGAGGGGGCGCACATGCGCTACCGGCATTCTCAACCTAAAAGCCGGACGAGGCCGTTGGGTGCTTCTCCTGCGATCAAGGGTTGCCGCAACCGATTGCTCCACGGCCATCCTGACACCCACCCGTGGATTGCAACAGAGTTTTAAAAatctgatctacaagatgcactgcagtaactcaccaaggctccttaggcagcatcttccaaacccacttcTGTCATTTAGAAGgacagcagacgcatgggaacaccattaccTGCAAGTCccgttctctctttcccccccccccccccctcaagccgtcctcctgacttgaaaatatatagcCGTCCCATCACTCGCTGTCAGAATCCTGGAGTTCTTTCCACAACAGCACTATACCTACAACTCCTGGAAGGCAGTTCTCCAccacttcccaagggcaattagggatgagcgactgctggccttgccaacgaagcccacattctttgaaatataaaaaaaaactaGCCTATATTACTCTGCTTCCTCCTTGCATGCAAGTACAAAATTAATGTGAAGTGTTTTGTTTTGTGTTCAATTTTTCAAATGCTTAATCTGAATATGAAGCAATCTGCTGTTactgggtctgacagcatctgtggagcgagaagggcgctaacgttttgagtctatgACTCGTTAACAAAGAGTTCAGACTCAAaaagttagctcccttctctccacagatgctgtctgacctgcattattcagtattttctgtttttgttttagattccagcatccgcagtaattttgtTTTTATCTGATGTAACTGGGCTTGCTTTATTTATATCATTAGAATTAAATTCCCTGTGCAGTCCTGACCTTTGCAATCTCACTTGCGTTAACAAACAAAGTGGACAAATGGAGAAGTTAGAACCTGAGAGTTTAATGCTGGGAgagatagaaacatacatagctCATCTGGAAATCTAGCTGCCCAACTGACTTAAGACCCAAAAGATGCTGTTTCTAGAACTGATGTTTGTCCAAATTTTTCCCTTGTCGTTGCACAGTGCAGTTTAGAAGAAAATATACTTTCTGATGGGAGTGTCTAAACTACATAGCAGATTATATGTGCAGAGTTACATTCCATTGATTCCTGCCTGCCTAGTGACTTCTaatccacattccagcatcttgtTGCCAAAGGAACAAACATTGTTATTGTGTGTGAGTTCTGACTGGCGATTTGCATGGAATTCAAATGTGCATACGATATTAAATTGAAAAGTTGTACTCCTGAACATTGAAAACAAAGCTTGTTTCTGAATTTTAAGGGAAATGATGGTTCACGGGTTTGCATTTTTAAATCTTTCAGTTGCTTCTGGAATCATAAGAGTACTGGAAAACAAGGAAAGCTGCAGGTTATAATCAGTGATTTGTATTTAAGGCTGGTAGAGGTGTACTTGGAGTAAATGCTGGCAAAGGGCAGTCAATAGTGTTTCCAGTGCCAGTGTTTGGCTGAACAGCACTCACCAGATTCATGACTTAAATTGCAACGTGGGCATCCACCTTCTTGAAACTCACTGGTCTTGGTTTTTTTATTAACTGAGCAAATGTAACATGTAGCATAGAGCACAAAATTTCTGCAGATGTTCCATTGAATATTTCTGTTCTTTATTTGCAGCAGTTCTGTGGTGTTCTAGGTCGCACATTTATGGAGTTTCTGAAGGGCAGTGGAGACTACTGCCAGGCACAGCACGCCGTCTATGCAGACAAGTGAACTGTAAAAGTCTATTGCAATTCCACTTGAGAAACCCCTCGACAGTAGGTTACCAGCAGCTGAGAGTAACAGGCGAATTGATTCATCGAAGACCGTATCTGGATGGGGTAACCAAGTGGGCTGTTTTTTGTCGGTCACAGTATTACTGGATTGAAGATTTGCTGCTTGTCAAGAGCTTCATCAAAAGCCTTTGTACGTGTATACACTCTGTCAGTGGAATTTGACAAAACCGGACCGttttatttcgggctttgtgggCTAGTTCTTTTTCACTTTATAGGATTTGTGCATTTTTATAAGAAGATGGCTCGAATGAATCGTCCAGCGCCTGTGGAAATTACCTACAAGAACATGAGATTCCTGATTACACACAACCCTACCAATGCAACCTTAAATAAATTCATAGAGGTGAGTGCTCACTTTAAAGGGGTTAAACATTTGGCATTCTGGTGGTTTTCAAAGTTGGATGAAGTTATCATAAATGCACTTCTTGGGAGCCTCTCTCCCAAATCTGAGACTGTTAATGAAAGCAGACATATACCTATCACAGTCTCTATACAAAAACATGCTCATTATTTAACAAGTCAAACCAATAAAGTAACAATATAGCACTCTAACCGTCAACTCCTTCTTGTACAGTCAAGCATGCTCCATCTTTTAGTTTCCAATGTTATACTTAGGTCATGTGTCCAACCTGGCCTACATTATGGCTGGTTGAAGCAAGTATTTTCAGGACAAACTGGAGCAGATCGCTTGGCAGTTAAACATTTGCTAACTGCAGGATATGACTTCCAGTTGATTGCTTCTGATAGCATTTTCTTGCTGTAGGTTGAGCAGCTGGGGTTCTGTTGCATTGGCTTTCAAAATCCAGATGGAAGAGCTGATGATGGGTTCCTTGAAACCTGCGCCCATTGATGAGTGCAGTTTTGTAAAAGAACCTGGCTGTACCATAAACCTTTCTATGCACCTGCATTATTTGTGTCTGAGCTGTGTATTTTAAAGACTAAATGGGCAGAAATTTGAAACCTAAAATTTGTATAAAAAGAAGCTGTAAATGGAGTTTGATTGAGCCACTCTGAACCCTATTTAGTTCTACCTGGTTGCCTTTTTATAAGTACTTTCCCTCATTAAATTCCCTCTTCATCTCGATGtgcctctccccacccctgcAAATTACCAGCATGTTAACTGATACCTTACCCATTTTCACATTATTTTCAGAACAAGGCCTTGGTTTAATTGAAAGCCAGGAGAGGCACAATCTTAAATGGTTTTCAGTCTGTCTGGAGCAAATCTTTACTTAGTGACTTTGTGTACTAATGTAATGTAAATGTCTAAGATGTGAACTGAAATTAAATGCTTAGTCCATGTTGTCATCCTGATTCTGATGGCAATCGATTAAGgtaaacaaaattttgaaaggtTAAAGTCTATACTTTATCCAAAATCCAGCTTGTGCCCGAGTCTATGGCTCAGGACAAATACTAAAATATCGTGGACTTGTTCAGATTGAAGGTAGAGTTGTTTACCatgcaaacattttttttcagGAGTTGAAGAAGTATAGTGTCACTACAGTAGTTAGAGTATGTGAAGCAACCTATGACACATCTCCAGTTGAAAAAGAAGGCATTCAGTTTTTGGTAAGTGCTggtgttgaactggggtgagcacagtaagaagtcttacaacaccaggttaaagtcccaacagggtTATTTCAAATCACTCGGGtgaaatctgaggaaggagctgcgttccaaaagctagtgattcgaaacacaaCGGTTGgactttaagacttcttactgacaaTCATACATAATAGTCCATTTTAATCTGGTATGTTGCAACAGTATAAGACTCCTTGCCTTAAAATCACTTGGCACTCTAATTCAAAGTTGCTGATCTTCTCTAGCAAATGATGTGCCATAACTTGTATTAATGTTTAACTGCTTTTTAGTTTTGGTGTATCACTTTTCACTCCTGTGCACCATTCTGGTCTAAAGCAGCATTCTTGACTTCCTGCGCCAGTCTATCATGGTAACATTTCCACCTTGTGAACCATCTGTTTTTTAGTCCAAATTGACACATGTTGCAGTCTGCTGTAGTGATCTCAAGCCTGCAATTGAGTTGAAAAGATCTTGCAGTGTTGTTAGTAAACTGACCTACTGGAATAGTTTGCTGCCCCACCTCTATTCCTTGAACACAAGACCAGATcagagtgattttttaaaaagtcattgtaCATGAACCTcgttggcaaggctggcatttattggccAGCCCTAACTGagaaaggtggtgatgagcttccATCTTGAAcaaatgagtggcttgctaagacagttaagagtcaattgtCTATTGACAGCTAAGAGTCAAGTGCATTGTGGGACTGGAATCTGTAGGCCAGATCATGTAAAAAATGGCAGTTCGCTTTCTTGAAAGGACCTGATAATTTTTTATTACCAAACTATAGCTTCATCGTTACCATTATTGATGCTAGCTTTTTATTCCTGAATTAGTTAAGATAGATCAATGTCCCTCactgccatggtggggtttgaactccATGACTCTGGATTGCTGGTCTATTAACAGAACCACTCTGAGCACGTCTGTATGCTATAACTGTCCTATTTAAAAGTAATTCAATCAGTTTCAGTCCAGTCAGTCTTGTACCTATGTGACTGCTCTGCATCTAACTAGTGCTTTGAGGATGCTTGATGGGTGCTCAAAAAGGGAAGTGTTAACACTTTCCTTTAGCAACAATCCTCATCTTGAGCATAAAATTCACCATTTTAAATGCATTCTTGAATAGGGAGAGCACAACTGATTCCTGCATGATTGTTTCTCCATAAACTAAGATTCTCATAAAGAATTGACTGCAGTACAGGAAAAAGAATTTTGCATGGAAGGTCTTAAGAGTGCACATCTTGGTCAAGTAATGTACAGAATCTATCATTCAAGGTACAGCATTATAAAATTTGGCCTAAAGAATTTGCAGTTTGGCTGACCATGGAAGTTCCATTAAAGGTACTAAGAAAGGTTTGGCATTGATGGTAGGTGCTTGGTAGGGGTTGCGTTGATGTAAAATGGTGAATTGATGCACAAAAATACAATAGCTCCTCTCTCTTTCTAACAGGACTGGCCATTTGATGATGGTGCTCCACCTTCCAACCAGATTGTGGATGATTGGCTAACCCTTTTGAGAGCCAAGTTCCGTGAAGAGCCTGGCTGTTGCGTTGCTGTCCATTGCGTAGCTGGGCTTGGGCGGTGTGTACTattcagatttttattgcatGGTATTTCTGCTGTGGTTGTGAATCAAGCATACCAGTGAATGTGCCTAGCTGAGGGCAGCATTTGTACATAATTGTAAAATCCCAACAGTTCAGAAGAAGATCCATTtggtcatcaagtctgcaccaacactccaaaagactactctacccaggcccacacccttgCCCTGTCtgagtaacaccacctaacctgctttggccactaggggcaatttagcatagctaatccacttaacctgcacatcttttgactgggaggaaactggagcacctggaggaaacaagcaaccgctgggagaacgtgcaaactccacaaagacaagtcaccaattgaacctgggtccctggttctgCTGCTGAGCTGCAGTGCTGTGCATAGTGTAgtccaacaacttgcatttctgtagatTATTTAATGCAGGAAGTTTTTCAAGAGAAAGGAAAAAAACAAGGTATTGGAATAAAGGCTGTGTTGCAATTTGAATTAAGCATCAGTTTAGTTGAAAAGATGGAACATGTTTTTAAAGTTTAGAAATGCGAGTCAGTGTGATATTTGGAGAGCGAGTTCCAGAAAAAAACAGCAGAGGTAGCTGAGGTTTCCTCAATCGAGCAGAAGGAGAGGATACTCAGCCCAAGGCTGAAAGGGTGCTGGAGGCAAGAACACTGCAACAATTGTGGCATGTTGAGAGGTACTTCtgatgggggctggagggcgGCTGAGGTActtgcaacttttttttttaacactgtTTTCATAAAGTAAGCAGAATCTTGTAGTGCTTTTTATGACTGAGGTTGACAACTGCATGAAGGTAATGTATTAGATATTGTTTTGCAGCTCTGAATGAACAGGAGGCCAAGCTCTTCTGTGACCTGATTTGTCTGGGTATATTAGTAATTTGCTTTGTATCATGGGAATAGACAAGTGGCCAGCTGAGAGGGGTCTTGAGGAAGTTCAATCAGAGAAACATACTGGCTTACATTGATGATCTCAAATGTAACATGAATGGCTTGCATGAAGATATCTGCATCTCGTCAAGCATTTTTTCGCAACACTGATGTCATTACCTAGTTTGCATCACCACTTCACATCTGCTAGTTGATATCCAGTGGGTGGCATAGCGGTTAGCgtttttgcttcacagcggcgggggtcccaggttcgattcctgctagggccactgcggagtctgcacgttctccctatgatggatttcctccgagtgctccagtttgctcTCTCAAATTGcaaaagtcgtgcttgttaggtgaattggacattctgaattcttcctctgtgtacccgaacaggtgccagtgtggcgactaggggattttcacagtatcttcattgcagtgttaatttaagcctacttgtgacactaatcaagatTGTTGTTATTACTCATAAATTATAATTCTATAACTCGCACCTTTTCAATTTATTGTCCCTATTGACCTAACCCTTCCAGTCAACTAACTTTTTGTAGTCATATTTTTGTTGCCTTTCCTGCGGTACTTGTGTTTTCTTCTGTCAACATTTTCCTCAATTCTTTCTGTAAAGAAACAATCTGACTTGGTTACAGTGTAGAGGTGGGAGCAGCATAAAAAACAAGCAACTAGTTAGTGGGGGAGGAAGCTCTAAAGCACATTGTCAATTCAAACTGAAGATTGCAGCTCTGGGAGGGAACAGGATGGCATTTTGTATAAAATCAGTACCTGATTCATAGGAATTCATCCGAAGGGCTgaaaacatggaacatagaaaaatactgcacataacaggcccttcggcccacgatgttgtgccgaacttttgtcctagattaagaccAAAttgatctacaccccatcattctaccggaatccatgtacctatccaatagccgcttgaaggtccctaatgtttccgactcgactacttccacaggcagtgcatttcatgcccccactactctctgggtaaagaacctacctctgacaccccccctatatcttccaccattcaccttaaatttatgtccccttgtgatggtttgttccacctgcggaaaaagtctctgactgtctactctattcccctgatcattttataaacctctatcaagtcgcccctcatccttctccgttctaatgagaaaaggctgagcaccctcaacctttcctcgtaagacctactctccattccaggcaaatcctttgcaccttttccaaagcttccacatcctttctaaaatgagTACCAGAGtaccacagtactccaaatgtggccgtaccaaggttttgtacagctgcatcatcacctcacggctcttaaattcaatccctctgctaatgaacgccctTCTtcgcagctctatccacttgagtgacaactttcaaagatctatgaacataaaccccaagatctctctgctcctccacattgccaagaacactactattaaccctgtattctgcattcatatttgtccttccaaaatggacaacctcacacttttcagggttaagctccatctgccacttctcagtccagctctgcatcctatctatgtctctttgcagccgacaacagccctcctcactatccacaactccaccaatcttcgtatcgtctgcaaatttactgacccacccttcggctccctcatccaagtcattaatgaaaatcacaaaccgcagaggacccagaactgatccctgcggtacgccactggtaactgggctccaagctgaatatctgccatccaccaccactctgacttctatctgttagccagtttgttatccaactggccaaatttcccactgtcccatgcctccttactttctgcataagcctaccgtggggaaacttatcaaatgccttactaaaatccacgtacaccccatccactgctttacattcatccacgtgcttggtcacctcaaagaattcaataaaacttgaggcaagacctacccctcacaaatccgtgctgactatccctaatcaagcagtgtctttccagatgctcagaaatcctatccctccataccctttccattactttgcctaccaccgaagtaagactaactggcctgtaattcccagggttatccctattcccttttttgaacaggggcacgacattcgccacactccaatcccctggtaccacctctgttgacagtgaggacaaaaagatcattgccaacggctctgcaatttcatttcttgcttcccatagaatcaggcccgggggacttgtctttcctcaagtttttcaaaatgcccaacacatcttccttcctaacaagtatctcctcgagcttaccagtctgtttcacactgtcctctccaacaatatggcccctctcattcgtaaatactgaagaaaagttctCGCTCAAGACCTCTTCTAACTCGAtaaacaatctcccgctactgtccttgatcggacccaccctcgctctagtcattctcatatttcacgcgtgtaaaaggccttggggttttccttgattctacccgacaaagatttttcatgccatctcttagctctcctaatccctttcttcagttccctcctggctatcttgtatccctcaagcgccctgtctgaaccttgtttcctcagccttatgcaagtctccttcttcctcttaagacattcaacctctcttgtcaaccatggttccctcactcgaccatctcttccctgcctgacagggacatacatatcaagtaGTATCTGTTccgtgaacaagttccacatttcaattgtgtccttacCTGactgcctatgttcccaacttatgcacttcagttcttgtctgacagcattgtatttacccttcccccaattgtaaaccttgccctgttgcacgcacctatccctctccattactaaagtgaaggtcacagaattgtggtcactatctccaaaatgctcccccactaacaaatctatcacttgccctggttcattaccaagtaccaaatccaatatggcctcccctctagtCGGACaacctacatactgtgtcagaaatgcttcctggacacactgcacagacactaccccatccaaactatttgatctaaagagtttccactcaatatttgggaagttgaagtcactcatgactactaccctgtgacttctccacctttccaaaatctgttcccaatctgttcctccacatctctgctactactggggggggggggggggctatagaaaactcccaacaaggtgactgctcctttcctatttctgacttcaacccatactacctcagtaggcagatcctccccgaactgcctttctgcagctgttatactatctaaTTAATAatacaacccaaccccccccccccccccccccacctcttttaccaccctccctaatcttattgaaacatctataaccaggaacttccaacaaccatttgtTTATGTACTTTGTATGGACCAATCATCCAGTGGGGGTACAGTTGAGTATGCAACCATGATGGACACAACTTGTCCAGATTTTTCATGAAGTGAAAGTGATGTTGCCTGAACGTATTTTCCTTTCTATACAGAGCTCCAGTTCTGGTGGCCTTGGCGCTAATTGAATGTGGAATGAAGTATGAAGATGCTGTTCAGTTCATTCGACAGTAAGTAAAGTCTGTCACGTGATCTTTATACACTTCTGCCAAATTGTGTGCAGAATACAGGGTTTGGATTTGTAAGTCCTTAAACTGCCCATAATGCTTGATTTTTAGCCTCGTGCACAAATGAAGTAAAATATTAAGCTATGGTTCATGAAGCTGTTGATTACATTTTGTGTAAGAATTTACAATGGCATTAGCAGTTGATCTCCATTTTGCCAGTACTTTTAACACACAGCAAGCATTTTTTAATGCTTGGAAGCTGCGATATGCCCCTCAACTAGAAATCTCAACTTTTTATCAAGCCTCAATATCTGGAAATCTGACTAGCAATATGTGCTGCTTTTAATCTTTTTTATTTTTAACTAAATTCATCACTTACAATCAAATTGTTTGCTGGGATTGTAGATTTCTTCTAAAGGAGTCTTGTCCTTTAGGGCACTGTTATTCATACATCCTCTAAATTGCAGTTTGAACAATAATATTTGcttcaattattttgtttcaaatgcttCTGAGATTCTTTGCAGTTTGCATAGCATTTGTTGCACGCACATAATTTATGCTGCTGTTTATGCTCCCTGTGAGCCTTTTCTCAGTATCTACATACTGTACTTCTTTCCCCACCCCTCTATTTAATTGATGCACTTTGAAGTAAATATACAGCTTATTTTGAAGTCTCAACTGTCTTTCTAAATTTAGCTTTCATCTTCATCTTCGCATTTGAGCAAACCTTTTCCTAATCTCCTTTCTAAGTAGTTGATTTGAACTGAGCATAACACCTGCAATAGTGGCCATTAGATCATCTTATTATTTTGCAAACATAGC harbors:
- the ptp4a1 gene encoding protein tyrosine phosphatase type IVA 1, with the translated sequence MARMNRPAPVEITYKNMRFLITHNPTNATLNKFIEELKKYSVTTVVRVCEATYDTSPVEKEGIQFLDWPFDDGAPPSNQIVDDWLTLLRAKFREEPGCCVAVHCVAGLGRAPVLVALALIECGMKYEDAVQFIRQKRRGAFNSKQLLYLEKYRPKMRLRFKDSNGHRNNCCIQ